The following proteins come from a genomic window of Sinorhizobium fredii NGR234:
- a CDS encoding ABC transporter ATP-binding protein: MIEFDRVTKRYDGTEVVSDVSLTVMPHTITVVVGTSGSGKTTLIRMVNRLVEPSSGTIRIDGEDNRSVPEFELRRRIGYAIQGHGLFPHRTVAENIATVPTLLGWERGRIKAKVEELLTLFQLDPDFFGPRYPHELSGGQQQRVGVARALAAEPNLLLMDEPFGALDPIIRAKAQDDLLAIQKHFGTTIILVTHDMEEAFHLADRIAVMDKGEVVQHGTPAEMLVRPETPFVEELIGATERPFRLLAIETAGDAVEPGAAEGAPIPEALSQREALSELLWSGRSALPVAAANGAIIGKVSLDGLVKRAARPR; encoded by the coding sequence ATGATCGAATTCGACCGCGTCACCAAACGATATGACGGAACGGAGGTGGTCAGTGACGTCTCGCTGACCGTCATGCCGCATACGATCACGGTCGTCGTCGGAACATCGGGCTCTGGCAAGACCACGCTGATCAGGATGGTCAACCGCCTGGTCGAGCCGAGCTCGGGGACGATCCGGATCGACGGCGAGGACAATCGCTCGGTGCCGGAATTCGAACTGCGTCGTCGCATTGGTTATGCGATCCAGGGCCATGGACTGTTCCCGCATCGCACCGTCGCCGAGAACATCGCCACCGTGCCGACGCTGCTCGGCTGGGAGAGAGGGCGGATCAAGGCGAAGGTCGAAGAGTTGCTGACGCTCTTTCAGCTCGATCCGGACTTCTTTGGGCCGCGCTACCCGCATGAACTCTCCGGCGGCCAACAGCAGCGGGTCGGCGTCGCGCGGGCGCTTGCGGCGGAGCCGAACCTGCTCCTGATGGACGAACCGTTCGGAGCCCTCGACCCGATCATCCGGGCCAAGGCGCAAGACGACCTGCTTGCGATCCAGAAGCATTTCGGCACGACGATCATCCTCGTGACACACGACATGGAGGAGGCTTTCCATCTCGCCGACCGGATCGCCGTCATGGACAAGGGGGAGGTCGTACAGCATGGAACGCCGGCCGAGATGCTGGTGCGCCCGGAAACCCCCTTCGTCGAGGAACTGATCGGCGCCACTGAGCGGCCGTTCCGCCTGTTGGCCATCGAGACGGCCGGCGATGCGGTCGAGCCGGGCGCGGCCGAAGGCGCGCCGATACCGGAGGCACTCAGCCAGCGCGAGGCCCTTTCCGAACTCCTGTGGTCCGGGCGGTCCGCCTTGCCGGTCGCGGCGGCGAATGGCGCCATCATCGGCAAGGTCAGCCTCGATGGGCTGGTGAAACGTGCCGCGAGGCCGCGCTGA
- a CDS encoding FAD-containing oxidoreductase codes for MTRHFDAIIIGAGQAGPSLAGRLTETGKSVALVERKFFGGTCVNTGCMPTKAMVASAYAIHTARRGAEYGMTTGPVSVDFARVMARKEKVTLDSRTGIEAWLKGMKNCTVLEGHARFESPTEISVDDERISGEQIFLNVGGRAAVPDFAGIDAVPYLTNSSIMELGHLPRHLVIVGGSYIGLEFAQVFRRFGSEVTVIEKGPRLIAREDPDVSDAVRTILETEGIQIRLNAECIRFAGHADGIAAGVDCTSGAPEVIGSDVLLATGRRPNTDDLDLDKAGVKTDTRGYVKVDDMLRTNVPHIFAMGDCNGRGAFTHTSYNDFEIVAANLIDNDPRRVSDRIQTYALYIDPPLGRAGMTETEARNSGRRLLIGTRPMTRVGRAVEKGETQGFMKVIVDADTKEILGASILGTGGDEAIQSILDVMYAKRPYTTISRAMHIHPTVSELIPTVFGDLFPAT; via the coding sequence ATGACCAGGCATTTCGATGCGATCATCATCGGCGCCGGCCAGGCGGGGCCATCGCTCGCCGGGCGACTGACGGAAACCGGCAAGTCCGTCGCGCTCGTCGAGCGCAAGTTCTTCGGCGGCACCTGCGTCAACACCGGCTGCATGCCCACCAAGGCGATGGTGGCGAGCGCCTATGCCATCCACACGGCGCGCCGCGGGGCGGAATACGGCATGACGACCGGTCCGGTGTCCGTCGACTTCGCTCGGGTGATGGCGCGCAAGGAAAAGGTGACGCTGGATTCACGCACGGGCATCGAGGCCTGGCTGAAGGGCATGAAGAACTGCACGGTACTGGAAGGCCATGCGCGCTTCGAGAGCCCGACCGAAATCAGCGTCGATGACGAGCGGATTTCGGGCGAACAAATCTTCCTCAACGTCGGTGGGCGCGCCGCGGTCCCGGATTTTGCGGGGATCGACGCCGTTCCCTATCTCACCAACAGCTCGATCATGGAACTCGGCCACCTGCCCCGGCATCTGGTCATCGTCGGCGGCAGCTATATTGGGCTCGAATTCGCCCAGGTGTTCCGGCGTTTCGGCTCCGAGGTCACCGTCATCGAAAAGGGCCCGCGCCTGATTGCGCGCGAAGACCCGGACGTTTCGGATGCGGTCCGCACGATTCTCGAAACCGAGGGAATCCAGATCCGCCTCAATGCCGAATGCATTCGCTTCGCCGGCCACGCCGACGGTATCGCCGCCGGCGTCGACTGCACCTCGGGCGCCCCGGAGGTGATTGGCTCCGACGTCCTGCTTGCCACCGGCCGCCGACCCAACACGGACGACCTCGACCTCGACAAGGCGGGTGTGAAGACTGACACGCGCGGCTATGTCAAGGTCGACGATATGCTACGCACCAACGTGCCGCACATCTTCGCGATGGGCGACTGCAACGGCCGCGGCGCCTTCACCCACACGTCTTACAACGACTTCGAGATCGTCGCCGCGAACCTCATCGACAACGACCCGCGCCGGGTCAGCGACCGCATCCAGACCTATGCGCTCTACATCGATCCGCCGCTCGGACGGGCCGGTATGACCGAGACCGAGGCGCGCAACAGCGGCCGCAGGCTGCTGATCGGCACCCGGCCGATGACGCGCGTCGGCCGCGCCGTCGAGAAGGGCGAGACGCAGGGCTTCATGAAGGTGATCGTCGATGCAGACACGAAGGAAATTCTCGGCGCCTCGATCCTCGGAACGGGCGGCGACGAGGCGATCCAGAGCATCCTCGACGTGATGTATGCGAAAAGACCCTATACGACGATCAGCCGCGCCATGCATATTCATCCGACGGTGTCGGAACTGATCCCGACCGTGTTTGGCGATCTTTTCCCTGCGACGTAG
- a CDS encoding dimethylarginine dimethylaminohydrolase family protein, translated as MTSRPVYHFNSIIVRTPSRSVVDGLRAEDRGSPTYEGVKAEHDAYLEAMRDAGVKAEVLPPLDAFPDSIFVEDPALVFTEGAIVLRPGAATRVRETEEIAPTLRKMFETVLDLPAGYADGGDVLTAPESVMIGLSARTDIEGAEALQSCLDRLGRKSEIVATPEGVLHFKTDCSLLDDETVLATNRLARSGVFKKFRQMIIPEGEEPAANALRVNDVVMVGADFPRTIEMLDKAGYTVVPLKTTEIGKIDAGLSCMSLRWWSRE; from the coding sequence ATGACATCGCGTCCGGTCTATCATTTCAATTCCATCATCGTCCGCACCCCTTCGCGCTCCGTCGTCGACGGCTTGCGCGCCGAGGATCGCGGCAGCCCGACCTATGAGGGCGTCAAGGCAGAGCATGACGCCTATCTGGAGGCAATGCGCGACGCCGGCGTCAAGGCCGAGGTCCTGCCGCCGCTCGATGCCTTCCCGGACTCGATCTTCGTCGAAGATCCGGCGCTCGTCTTCACTGAGGGCGCGATCGTCCTGCGTCCGGGTGCGGCGACGCGTGTCCGGGAAACCGAGGAAATCGCGCCGACGCTGCGCAAGATGTTCGAAACGGTCCTCGATCTGCCGGCCGGCTACGCCGACGGCGGCGACGTGCTGACGGCCCCGGAAAGCGTGATGATCGGGCTCTCGGCCCGCACAGACATTGAAGGAGCCGAGGCGCTGCAGTCTTGCTTGGACAGGCTCGGCCGCAAGAGCGAGATTGTCGCGACGCCGGAGGGCGTTCTCCACTTCAAAACCGACTGCTCGCTGCTTGACGACGAAACGGTGCTCGCCACCAATCGCCTGGCGCGATCCGGCGTCTTCAAGAAGTTCAGGCAGATGATCATTCCGGAAGGCGAGGAGCCGGCCGCCAATGCGTTGCGCGTCAATGACGTGGTGATGGTCGGCGCCGATTTCCCGCGCACGATCGAGATGCTCGACAAGGCCGGCTACACGGTCGTGCCGCTGAAGACGACGGAGATCGGCAAGATCGACGCCGGGCTCTCCTGCATGTCGCTGCGGTGGTGGAGCCGCGAATAA
- a CDS encoding ABC transporter ATP-binding protein, translating to MSQVRLEQVTKSFGSVTVIPPLDLSIADREFVVLVGPSGCGKTTTLRMIAGLESATSGTIRIGERDVTDLRPGLRNCSMVFQNYALYPHMTVAENIGYGMKVRGTPKGDIEKSVAEAARILNLGAYLNRKPSALSGGQRQRVAIGRAIVRQPDVFLFDEPLSNLDAKLRIEMRTEIKLLHRRLQTTAVYVTHDQVEAMTMADRVVVMNQGRIEQAADPITLYEAPANLFVAAFIGAPSMNFIEGVLERGDAGLTFRAPGDVAFPLADEMARKLAPHVGEAVVLGIRPEHTIATDAGLPKIKLQVRDIEPLGPHTLVLGKVGSAAFTAQVHAAARISPDDVIEVPIDVGKVHFFLKTTGEAVGR from the coding sequence ATGTCGCAGGTCCGCCTGGAGCAAGTTACCAAATCTTTCGGCAGCGTTACGGTCATTCCGCCGCTCGATCTTTCGATCGCCGACCGCGAGTTCGTCGTTCTCGTCGGCCCCTCCGGCTGCGGCAAGACGACGACGCTCAGAATGATCGCCGGTTTGGAAAGCGCGACTTCGGGCACGATCCGGATCGGCGAACGGGATGTCACCGACCTGCGGCCGGGGCTGCGAAACTGCTCGATGGTGTTCCAGAACTATGCTCTCTATCCGCATATGACGGTCGCCGAAAACATCGGCTATGGCATGAAGGTTCGCGGCACGCCGAAGGGCGACATCGAGAAATCCGTGGCGGAAGCCGCCCGCATCCTGAACCTCGGCGCCTATCTCAACCGCAAGCCGAGCGCGCTCTCCGGCGGTCAAAGGCAGCGCGTCGCGATCGGCCGCGCGATCGTCCGCCAGCCGGACGTTTTCCTTTTCGACGAGCCGCTGTCGAACCTCGACGCCAAGCTCAGGATCGAAATGCGCACCGAGATCAAGCTTCTGCATCGGCGCCTGCAGACCACGGCCGTCTATGTGACGCACGACCAGGTCGAGGCGATGACCATGGCGGACCGCGTCGTGGTGATGAACCAGGGGCGGATCGAACAGGCCGCCGATCCGATCACCCTTTATGAAGCGCCTGCCAATCTCTTCGTGGCCGCCTTCATCGGCGCACCGAGCATGAATTTCATCGAAGGCGTCCTCGAAAGGGGCGATGCAGGCCTGACGTTCCGGGCGCCCGGCGACGTCGCCTTTCCGCTTGCGGATGAGATGGCGCGCAAGCTTGCTCCTCATGTCGGCGAGGCGGTCGTGCTCGGCATCCGGCCGGAGCACACGATTGCGACCGATGCAGGTCTCCCGAAGATCAAGCTGCAGGTGCGCGATATCGAGCCGCTCGGTCCCCACACACTCGTTCTCGGAAAAGTCGGGTCGGCCGCCTTCACCGCCCAGGTGCATGCCGCTGCACGCATTTCGCCGGATGATGTCATCGAAGTGCCGATCGACGTCGGAAAGGTGCATTTCTTCCTGAAAACTACGGGAGAAGCCGTCGGGCGTTGA
- a CDS encoding sugar phosphate isomerase/epimerase family protein — MKIGLNTDGLGALSLEKCLDSVAKLGLSCVEFGLGGWSSAPHVDIAEMLASAKSRDRLMGMLRERNLEISALNCSGNQLHPGDIGPNDTKLACDTIELASLLGVSRIVMMSGLPAGGPDDRHPNWITSSWPLEAMHMLEWQWSERVIPFWRDYAKAAERKGVRLCVEQHGRQAVYNVESFFRLREAVGKTVGVNFDPSHLIWMGGDPISAINALGDCIYHVHGKDTRIELQSRVDGLLDPKHVTPVSGRSWNFVSLGHGTSVHGWLDIVRALKAVGYDDVISIENEDYSMAARDAIATSAATLRFCLAHA, encoded by the coding sequence ATGAAGATCGGATTGAACACGGATGGGTTGGGCGCGCTTTCGCTCGAGAAGTGCCTGGACAGCGTTGCGAAGCTCGGCCTCTCCTGCGTCGAATTTGGCCTTGGCGGATGGTCAAGCGCACCGCATGTCGACATCGCCGAAATGCTCGCAAGCGCGAAATCGCGCGACCGGCTGATGGGCATGCTTCGAGAGCGCAACCTCGAAATTTCAGCGTTGAACTGCTCGGGTAACCAGCTCCATCCGGGCGACATCGGTCCCAACGATACCAAGCTCGCCTGTGACACCATCGAGCTTGCAAGTCTTCTCGGGGTTAGCCGTATCGTGATGATGTCGGGCTTGCCCGCCGGCGGGCCCGATGATCGACACCCCAACTGGATCACCTCGTCCTGGCCGCTCGAGGCTATGCATATGCTGGAATGGCAATGGTCTGAGCGCGTCATTCCCTTCTGGAGAGACTATGCGAAGGCAGCCGAGCGCAAGGGCGTCCGGCTGTGCGTGGAACAGCACGGACGGCAGGCTGTCTACAACGTCGAGAGCTTCTTCCGGTTGCGCGAGGCGGTCGGGAAGACGGTCGGTGTCAACTTCGATCCGAGCCATCTGATCTGGATGGGCGGGGACCCCATATCGGCGATCAACGCCCTCGGCGATTGCATCTACCACGTGCATGGCAAGGATACACGCATCGAACTGCAGTCTCGCGTGGACGGATTGCTCGATCCGAAGCACGTCACTCCCGTCTCGGGGCGATCCTGGAACTTCGTATCGCTCGGCCATGGCACGTCTGTTCACGGCTGGCTCGACATTGTGCGTGCGCTGAAGGCCGTCGGCTATGATGACGTGATCAGCATCGAGAACGAGGACTATTCGATGGCAGCGCGTGATGCGATCGCCACTTCGGCCGCGACGCTTCGGTTCTGCCTGGCACACGCCTAG
- a CDS encoding ABC transporter permease, protein MAIGVIRETERRNLPFDKLGVIIAVLAVYGAFLAPFATFRANRIVQGEGRAILEALPPSLGYGLLALLTFGIVVAALKTSVLVRMAAAFAALVALCFLIGSAAGNLAPPDNAYARVSPASGFWILVFAFALLVADALTRLKPGPGLRLLFLAGALALVGGMLTTGRWDGLSILKEYASRTDTFWAEAGRHLTLALGSLAAATAVGLPLGILCHRVDRLRAAVLNVLNAIQTVPSIALFGILIGPLGWVAAHVPGAEAIGVRGIGVAPAFVALFLYSLLPVVANTVVGLAGVPRAANDAARGLGMTEWQRLVAVEFPLAFPVILAGIRIVLVQNIGLATIAALIGGGGFGVFVFQGIGQTAMDLVLLGAVPTVVLAFTAAIALDALIEVTGPQHSRGKAA, encoded by the coding sequence ATGGCGATCGGTGTCATCCGGGAAACAGAGCGTAGGAATCTTCCTTTCGACAAGCTTGGCGTGATCATTGCGGTCCTCGCGGTTTACGGTGCGTTCCTGGCGCCCTTCGCGACATTCCGGGCAAACCGCATCGTCCAGGGCGAGGGCAGGGCGATCCTCGAGGCGCTGCCGCCGTCGCTCGGCTACGGGCTCCTCGCACTTTTGACGTTCGGCATCGTCGTTGCGGCTTTGAAGACATCCGTCCTCGTCCGCATGGCCGCGGCCTTTGCCGCCCTCGTCGCGCTGTGCTTTCTGATCGGCAGTGCCGCTGGCAACCTCGCGCCTCCGGACAATGCCTATGCCCGCGTCTCGCCGGCGTCCGGCTTCTGGATCCTCGTCTTTGCCTTCGCGCTTCTGGTTGCCGATGCTTTGACGCGGCTGAAGCCGGGACCGGGCCTCCGGCTCCTTTTCCTCGCAGGCGCCCTCGCGCTCGTCGGCGGCATGCTCACCACGGGGCGATGGGACGGGCTTTCGATCCTCAAGGAATATGCAAGCCGGACCGACACGTTCTGGGCCGAGGCCGGCCGCCATCTGACGCTGGCGCTCGGATCGCTCGCTGCGGCGACCGCCGTCGGGCTGCCGCTTGGTATCCTCTGCCACCGCGTTGACCGGTTACGGGCAGCCGTGTTGAATGTCCTGAACGCCATCCAGACGGTTCCGTCGATCGCCCTCTTCGGCATTCTGATCGGGCCGCTCGGCTGGGTTGCGGCACATGTTCCGGGGGCCGAGGCGATCGGCGTTCGCGGCATCGGCGTCGCTCCCGCCTTCGTTGCGCTTTTTCTCTATTCGCTGCTACCGGTGGTCGCCAATACGGTCGTCGGGCTCGCCGGCGTGCCGCGCGCCGCCAACGACGCCGCACGCGGCCTCGGCATGACCGAGTGGCAGCGGCTCGTGGCCGTCGAATTCCCTCTGGCCTTTCCGGTCATCCTTGCCGGCATCCGCATCGTGCTCGTCCAGAATATCGGGCTTGCCACCATCGCCGCCCTCATCGGCGGCGGCGGTTTCGGCGTCTTCGTCTTCCAGGGGATTGGCCAGACGGCGATGGACCTCGTGCTGCTCGGCGCGGTTCCGACCGTCGTCCTGGCCTTCACGGCGGCGATCGCGCTCGACGCCTTGATCGAAGTGACGGGTCCACAACACAGCCGGGGCAAGGCCGCATGA
- a CDS encoding membrane protein — protein MFVFVLALLIGVVAGLRVMTAPAAVSIAAAAGWLPVANSWAAFMGYRFTPYICCLLALVEYVTDQLPSTPSRKVPQQFGARIVSGGFCGAVLGTAGGSLVGGAVAGVIGAILGTLGGYEARKRLVTAIGGKDLPIALLEDLVAILLALWVVTS, from the coding sequence ATGTTCGTTTTTGTTCTAGCGCTTCTTATCGGCGTAGTGGCCGGTTTGCGTGTGATGACCGCGCCGGCGGCCGTCAGCATTGCCGCCGCGGCCGGCTGGTTGCCAGTCGCGAACAGCTGGGCTGCCTTCATGGGCTATCGATTCACGCCTTATATTTGCTGTCTCCTGGCGCTCGTCGAATATGTCACGGACCAACTGCCGAGCACGCCGAGCCGCAAGGTGCCGCAGCAATTTGGCGCCCGCATCGTCAGCGGCGGCTTTTGCGGCGCCGTACTTGGTACCGCCGGCGGCTCCTTGGTCGGCGGTGCCGTTGCCGGAGTTATCGGTGCGATCCTCGGCACGCTTGGCGGCTATGAAGCGCGAAAGCGTCTCGTCACGGCGATCGGCGGCAAGGACTTGCCGATCGCGCTTCTCGAAGATCTCGTCGCCATTCTGCTGGCGCTCTGGGTGGTGACATCATGA
- a CDS encoding ABC transporter permease, whose protein sequence is MTSLPALLRLPVFLVLLAFLLQPGWFEPLLKPLVQESAPAVYNRGSLFWLTLLHLRTVLIATLAATVVAVSLAILVTRQAGAEFLPLSRSLVNIGQTFPPVAVLALAVPIFGFGEKPTLIALFLYGLLPIFENALTGLTTLPPAVIEAARGAGMTERQRLLQIELPLALPVILTGIRLSVVISLATATIGSTVAAKTLGEVIIAGLQSNNLAFVLQGGLIVAALAVLIHDALQALERSLAGRAHV, encoded by the coding sequence ATGACGTCGCTGCCCGCGCTTCTGCGGTTGCCGGTGTTCCTGGTGTTGCTGGCCTTCCTGCTGCAGCCCGGTTGGTTCGAGCCGCTCTTGAAGCCGCTGGTGCAGGAGAGCGCCCCGGCGGTCTACAATCGGGGCAGCCTTTTCTGGCTGACACTCCTTCATCTTCGGACCGTGCTCATTGCGACACTTGCCGCAACGGTCGTTGCCGTGTCGCTGGCGATCCTCGTGACGCGCCAGGCGGGCGCAGAATTCCTGCCGCTGTCGCGCAGCCTCGTCAATATCGGCCAGACTTTCCCGCCGGTGGCAGTTTTGGCGCTCGCAGTCCCGATCTTCGGCTTCGGCGAGAAGCCGACGCTGATCGCCCTTTTTCTCTATGGCCTGCTGCCGATCTTCGAGAATGCCCTGACGGGGCTGACGACCCTGCCTCCGGCGGTGATCGAGGCGGCGCGCGGCGCCGGCATGACAGAGCGGCAAAGGCTATTGCAGATCGAGCTTCCCCTGGCCTTGCCGGTGATCCTGACCGGCATCCGGCTTTCCGTGGTGATCAGCCTCGCGACGGCAACGATCGGCTCGACCGTTGCCGCCAAGACGCTCGGCGAGGTCATCATCGCCGGACTGCAGTCGAACAATCTCGCCTTCGTGCTGCAGGGCGGGCTTATCGTGGCAGCGCTCGCGGTGCTGATCCATGATGCGCTTCAGGCATTGGAGCGGAGCCTCGCGGGACGCGCCCACGTCTAG
- a CDS encoding OsmC family protein encodes MAELRVKTRQTGATAVVGRTGFPQVTSVTGGTLDIVTGPSQAGFGPLDLLYASLASCLVLSARIAASRFGVLDRVVEVSAKVTGEKAQDEPSRVARFNIEFAIRGDIDDAVRHAIAEAAEEEICTVSNTLRGHPAFVSKVSG; translated from the coding sequence ATGGCCGAACTCAGAGTGAAGACGAGGCAGACGGGCGCGACCGCGGTCGTCGGGCGGACCGGCTTCCCACAGGTGACCTCGGTCACCGGCGGCACGCTCGACATCGTGACCGGCCCGTCGCAGGCCGGCTTCGGCCCGCTCGATCTTCTTTACGCCTCGCTGGCAAGCTGTCTGGTGCTCAGTGCGCGCATTGCCGCGAGCCGGTTCGGTGTGCTCGATCGGGTCGTCGAAGTCTCGGCGAAAGTCACCGGCGAAAAGGCACAGGACGAGCCGTCGCGCGTGGCGCGCTTCAATATCGAATTCGCTATCAGAGGCGATATCGACGACGCAGTGCGGCATGCGATCGCCGAAGCAGCGGAAGAGGAAATCTGCACGGTCAGCAATACCCTCCGCGGCCATCCGGCATTCGTAAGCAAAGTCTCAGGTTAA
- the osmF gene encoding glycine betaine ABC transporter substrate-binding protein OsmF, protein MRLTLMKTCIGTALALALACGAAKADVVVSSKIDTEGGVLGNIILAVLNANDIKTTDRVQLGATPVVRKAITAGEIDIYPEYTGNAAFFFEKADDPAWKDAAKGYELAKKLDYDANKIVWLTPSPANNTWAIALRKEVVEKNSLKTLSDFGKYVSDGGEVILAASSEFVNSAAALPAFQTAYAFTLKPEQLITLSGGDTAATIAAAANQTNGANAAMVYGTDGGIAPSGLVVLEDDKSVQPVYQPTAIIREAVLKENPNIETLLKPVFEKLDLVTLQELNGRVQVGGEPAKTVAEDFLKKNGFLK, encoded by the coding sequence ATGCGCCTGACCCTGATGAAGACATGTATCGGCACCGCCCTGGCCCTTGCGCTTGCCTGCGGCGCGGCCAAGGCCGACGTCGTCGTTTCCTCCAAGATCGACACGGAGGGCGGCGTCCTCGGCAACATCATCCTTGCCGTGCTGAACGCCAACGACATCAAGACCACGGACCGTGTCCAGCTTGGCGCAACTCCCGTCGTTCGCAAGGCGATCACTGCCGGCGAAATCGACATTTATCCGGAATATACCGGCAACGCCGCTTTCTTCTTCGAGAAGGCCGATGATCCTGCCTGGAAGGATGCTGCCAAAGGCTATGAACTGGCGAAGAAGCTCGACTACGACGCCAACAAGATCGTCTGGCTGACACCGTCGCCGGCCAACAACACCTGGGCGATCGCGCTGCGCAAGGAAGTGGTTGAGAAGAACAGCCTCAAGACGCTTTCAGATTTCGGGAAATATGTCAGCGACGGCGGCGAGGTGATCCTGGCGGCATCCTCCGAATTCGTGAACTCCGCTGCGGCCCTGCCGGCATTCCAGACCGCCTATGCCTTCACGCTGAAGCCGGAGCAATTGATCACGCTGTCGGGTGGCGATACGGCCGCGACCATCGCTGCGGCCGCCAACCAGACGAACGGCGCCAATGCGGCGATGGTCTACGGCACCGACGGTGGCATTGCACCCTCCGGGCTCGTGGTCCTCGAGGACGACAAGAGCGTCCAGCCGGTCTATCAGCCGACGGCGATCATCCGGGAGGCGGTGCTGAAGGAGAATCCGAATATCGAGACGCTGTTGAAGCCCGTCTTCGAAAAGCTCGATCTCGTCACGCTGCAGGAACTGAACGGCCGCGTGCAGGTGGGCGGAGAGCCGGCGAAAACCGTCGCCGAGGATTTTCTGAAGAAGAACGGCTTCCTGAAATAG
- a CDS encoding Gfo/Idh/MocA family protein: protein MSGNAVAIVGAGMIGAAHAFGYRANLGRFARRIPGIRLKTVCDSSEVLAAALSQTWGFEETATDWKSVLADPEIGMVSVCLPNFLHVEVTRAALAAGKHVICEKPLALTARDALIVYRDSAVSNSVSATVFNYRRIPAVAAIRKLIEAGEIGDPVNALVQYQSEYAADPNLPHSWRYERGRAGPGALLDIGTHAVDIARFLCGEVNEIAGAIASISIKERFLPAGTSIGHNRVELSDKRLPVDNDDVMSALLRFESGCQGLFLASRVAVGMGNTLSFSVTGTKGTVRYTSQMPAHYELARFDGSGQSPFAVIANSPSLPFADLLPVPHDGVAVGYAEVFSFMIHDFLEAIANGEPMANGSILDGLRAAEILDAIQAAADRNQPVKVERAQPHAASLVA from the coding sequence ATGTCTGGAAACGCTGTCGCCATTGTTGGTGCTGGCATGATCGGCGCTGCGCACGCTTTCGGTTATCGTGCGAATCTCGGGCGCTTCGCACGTCGCATTCCGGGAATCCGGCTGAAAACGGTTTGCGACAGCAGCGAGGTTCTCGCGGCGGCGCTGTCTCAAACCTGGGGGTTCGAGGAGACTGCGACCGACTGGAAATCTGTCCTGGCGGACCCGGAAATCGGCATGGTCAGCGTCTGCCTGCCCAACTTCCTGCATGTCGAAGTGACCCGCGCCGCATTGGCGGCCGGAAAGCACGTCATATGCGAAAAGCCGCTGGCGCTGACCGCCAGGGATGCGCTGATCGTCTATCGGGATTCAGCGGTGTCCAATTCGGTCTCGGCAACGGTATTCAATTACCGTCGCATCCCGGCCGTCGCGGCCATCCGGAAACTCATCGAGGCGGGCGAAATCGGCGATCCGGTCAATGCCCTTGTCCAATACCAGAGCGAATATGCCGCCGATCCGAACTTGCCCCATAGCTGGCGTTACGAACGCGGACGGGCAGGGCCCGGTGCGCTCCTCGATATCGGCACCCATGCGGTGGACATCGCTCGTTTTCTCTGCGGCGAGGTCAACGAAATTGCCGGCGCAATTGCGTCGATTTCGATCAAGGAGCGCTTCCTGCCTGCCGGTACCAGCATCGGCCACAATAGGGTTGAACTGAGCGACAAGCGGCTGCCCGTCGACAATGATGACGTCATGTCGGCGCTTTTGCGTTTCGAAAGCGGATGTCAGGGATTGTTCCTCGCCAGCCGCGTCGCGGTCGGCATGGGAAACACGCTGTCGTTCTCGGTCACGGGGACGAAAGGCACCGTTCGTTACACTTCGCAAATGCCCGCTCACTACGAGCTTGCCCGATTTGACGGCTCGGGACAGTCTCCCTTTGCGGTAATTGCAAACAGCCCTTCGCTGCCCTTTGCGGACCTCTTGCCGGTACCCCATGACGGTGTCGCGGTCGGCTATGCCGAAGTGTTCAGCTTCATGATCCATGATTTTCTCGAAGCCATCGCGAATGGCGAGCCTATGGCCAACGGCTCCATTCTCGATGGCTTGCGCGCGGCGGAGATCCTCGATGCGATCCAGGCGGCGGCCGACCGCAATCAGCCGGTCAAGGTAGAACGCGCGCAGCCGCACGCAGCCTCGCTCGTCGCCTAG